CCGCACGGCGCTCCAGCGCACGCGGGGCGGCGGGGTGGGCGTCATCGGCACGCCGGGCACCATCCGCTCCGGCGCGTACCAGCGGGCCCTGGAGGCCGGCGACCCGAGCGTCGCGGTGAAGGCGACGGCGTGCCCGCTCTTCGTGCCGCTGGCGGAGGAAGGGTGGACCACGGGGGACGTGCCGCTGCTGGTGGCGAAGGAGTACCTGGCCGGCTTCGCGCGAGACGGCGTGGACACGCTGGTGCTGGGCTGCACCCACTACCCGCTGCTCAAGGGCGTCATCGCCGAGGTCGTGGGGCCGCACGTGTCGCTGGTGGACTCGGCGGAGGCCACCGCGGAGGCGGTGGCGGAGCTCCTGGAGGCGAGGGGACTGCTGGCGCCCGCCTCCGTGGGGACACCGGAGCACGCCTTCTTCGTCACCGACGTGCCGGAGCGCTTCGTGGACGTGGGGGCCCGCTTCCTGGGGCGCCCCATCCCTTCCGCGGAGCAGGTGGACCTGCGCTTCTAGGCGGCGGGGGCGCGGCCCGGGCCCCTCATCAGGGCGCGGAGCGGCTGGACGCGGGGGCCGCGGGGTCCTCGGCGGTGGCCTTGAGCAGCTCCTTGGCCGCCTGGAGCACGGGCACCTCCTGGGCGCCGTCCACGGCGACCAGGGCCTGGGCGGCCTCGGTGCCGATGTCGTCCTGGCGGGGCAGCTGGCCGGTGGCCCAGGTGATGAGCCGCTCCATCAGCGGGAAGAAGTGGATCATCTTCAGCGGCCGGTTCATCCAGCCCACGGTGATGCAGTAGTACTGGTTGAAGGGCGCGGTGTGGTGGATGCGGTGGTGGTCCGGCGGCAGGATGAGGTGCACGCGCTGGAGGAAGTGGATGAGCGCGGGCGGCGAGTCCAGGTGCGACCACTTGTGGAACTGGTTGGTCGCCATCACCCAGAAGATCATCGCGCCCAGGAACGCGGCCAGGAACACCCAGCCCGGCCCGTTCAGCGGCACCGCCACCGCGAGCGCGGCCACCGGCAGCGACACGAGGCAGTTGTTGCCGTTGGTCTCCACGAAGTCGTGGCGGGTGATGGCCTTCTCGTCGACGTGGTGCTCACGGAAGGGGCGGATGAAGGCCTTGCCCAGCACGGGCATCTCCGTGGAGCCCCACGTGTCACCCATCCAGTGGACCAGGCCGGATACGAAGTCCGCGGCCAGGTAGCCCAGCACCACCGCCAGGATGAGCAGCCACGGCCCGGTGTGGTGGGTGCTCCAGAGCTTGTAGATGAGCGCGCCCTCCAGCGTCACGAACGCGAGGATGGAGGCGATCTCCATCGCGCGGATGGCCGGGGAATAGCCCTGCGCGAGCGCCTGGGCATCCTGCAGGCGGACCTTGTCGGCGATGGTGTCCGGCTTCTTCATCGGTGGCTTTTCCGCCCGCGGCAGGGAAGGTGGGTCCGACGGCGCGATCGTCAGAGGGGTTTACGTACCCCAGGGCGTTTCGGCTTTTCAACAGAGGTGGCCATGCCCGCCAGGCTGGTGTCCCCGTGTGGATCCGCACACGGAAGGTGGCGGACGCACACGGACCTGGAGCGCGCGGACGCGGGGTTCGGAGCGGGGTGCGTGACGCTTACCTTGTGAAGCCCGGACCCCGCTGGTACGGTGCCCGACCTCGGCAATGGCGAAAACCTTCGAAAAAGCCGTCACTGGCTTCAATCACAACATCAAGCACAAGGGGAAGGTCTACCACGTCCAGACCGAGGACTCGGGCGTCAACAACCCCCACATCATCACCCACCTGTTCGTGGGCGGGAACATCCTCGCGTCCAAGAAGACGTCCTACGCGGACATCCTCAACGCGGAGAACCTGGCGGAGGTTGTTCGCGAGTTGATGGAGGAGCAGCACAAGGAGATGCTGCGCAACCTCATCAACGGCGTGTACGACAACTACGAGTCCACGGTCCGTTCGTACCAGCCGGGCCAGCTCGCCACGGACGCGGAGGTCGCCGCGCAGCCCAAGCTGCAGCCGGTGCCCACGCAGCAGCCGCGTCCCCCCACGCCGCCTCCGCCGCCCGTCGCGGCCACGGGCTCGCAGCTCCCTCCGGAAGTGGCCGCCGCGCGCGCCCTCAAGGAGAAGCCCCGCATCAACGAGGTGGGCGTGGAGACGCTCTTCGGCGAGGACCTCATCTCCGAGAAGAGCCTGGACGAGGTCATCCTCAGCTACCTGGCCAGCGAGGGCGAGCCCTCGTAGCACCCGCCGTGCGTCGTGGCGCCGCGCCCGGGCCCGTTCCTGGGCGGGCTCCAGGGCCGTGGTAGGCTCGCCGGAGGCGCCCCCGCTTCCGGTCATGATCCAGTTCTTCCACGTCTACAAGGCGTATCCCGGCGATCCGCCGGTGCTGCAGGACATCAACCTGAACGTGGAGAAGGGCGAGTTCGTCTTCCTCACCGGCCCTTCCGGCGCGGGGAAGACGACGCTGCTCAAGCTCATCTTCTGCGGGGAGAAGGCCACCAAGGGGCAGATACTGGTGGGCGGCAAGAACATCGCGCGCATCCGCGAGTCGGCGGTGCCGTACCTGCGGCGCAACATCGGCGTGGTGTTCCAGGACTTCAAGCTGCTGCCCCACCGCAGCGTCGCGGACAACGTGGGCTTCACGCTGGACGTGCTGGGCGTGCCCCGCGCGGAGGCGCGCGACAAGGTGTACCGGATGCTCAAGCAGGTGGGCCTGGAGCACAAGGCGCACTCGCTGCCGCTGCGGCTTTCGGGTGGAGAGCAGCAGCGCGTGGTCATCGCGCGCGCGCTGGTGAACGACCCCACCATCCTCCTGGCGGACGAGCCCACGGGCAACCTGGACCCGGCGCTCACCGTGGAGATCATGGACCTGCTCACGGACATCAACATCCGCGGCACCACGGTGATGGTGGCCACGCACGACGCCACGCTCCTGTCGCGCTACCAGAAGCGCACGGTGCGCCTGGAGCGCGGGCTCATCGTCTCCGACGAGGACGGCGTCAAGGCGGCGCGGCGGATGCTGGTATGAGCGTGTTGTCGAAGGCGGCCTACTTCTGGCGCTCGGCGGCCGGGGGCTTGAAGCACGCGCCCTTCGTGCACTTCATCGCCGTGTCCACCATCGCCATCGCGCTGTTCGCCGCGGGGCTGGCGCGCGGCGCGTCGCACGTGGTGGACAACCTGCTCGCGTCGCTGGGCGGCGAGGTGGAGGTGACGCTCTACCTGGCGCCGCAGCTGGGCGAGGACGAGGTGCACGGCGTGCACACGCGCGTGGTGGAGCTGAGCCACGGCGAGGTGACGGTGGTGCCGCCGGAAGCGGCGCTGAAGCGCCTCAAGCGCGAGCTGGGAGACCTGGGCGAGGCCTTGTCGGAGCTGCCGGAGAACCCGTTGCCCGCGACGCTGGAGCTGCGCGTGCCGGAGGCCAGGAGGTCTCCCGCGGCGCTCCAGGCCCTGGCGAAGGAGCTGCGCGCGCTGCCTGGCGTCACCGGCGTGGACTACGGCGAGGCCGCGGTGGAGCGGCTGTCCGCCATCGCCCGGGCGCTGAGCTTCGGGGCGCTGGTGGCGCTGGTGGTGGTGCTGGGGACGACCGTCGTCATCGTCGCGGCGACGCTCCAACTGGCCATCTATTCGCGGCGCGAGGAGATTGAAATCCAGAAGCTGGTGGGCGCCACCGACCGCTTCGTGAAGACGCCCTTCCTCCTGGAGGGGCTGCTCCAGGGGCTGTTGGGCGCGCTGGTGGCGGTGGGCGGGCTGTGGCTGTTCGGCCGGCTCCTGGGGCCCACGCTGGGCTCGCTCTTCGCGTTCCTCCTGGGGCCGGGCGTGGCCGCGCCCTGGGTGGAGACGCGCACCGCGCTGGAGCTGCTGGCGGCCGGGTGCGCCCTGGGGCTGGGCGGCAGCTTCGTCGCGGTGGGGCGCTTCCTGCGCGTATGAGACGGCTCGTCTGGCTCATGGTGCTGCTGGGCGCGGCGACCGCGTCCGGTCAGCAGGACGAGGCGGCGGAGCGCGCGGCCATCCGCGAGAAGCTGGCCGCGCAGCGGGCCACGCTCGCGCTGGTGGAGGCGAAGAAGCTCTCCGTGCTGGAGGGCATGGAGCTGATGGAGGACATGGCCGCCTTCTCCCGCCGCCGCGTGCGCGCGCTGGAGGGGGACTTGAACCTCTTCCGCCGCCGCGTCGCCCTGGCCGAACGCGAGGAGGCCGTGCTGCGAGAGGCCCTGCGCGCCCAGCTGCGCCGGCTGTCCCCGCGCCTGCGCACCCTGTACCGGCTCCAGCGCCGCCGGCCCCTGGAGGTGCTGCTGTCCGCGGAGGACTTCGCCGCGCTCATGTGGCGCTCCCGCGCGCTGGAGGCCAGCATGGCGGGGGACCTGGAATTGCTCCGCACCGTGCAGCACGTCGCGGGGCTCCAGCGGCAGGCGACGCTGGAGCTGAAGCGGCTGCACACCTCGCTGTCCGAACGCGTGGCCTTCCTCCAGCAGCAGTCGAAGCAGGCCCAGGCCCAGCAGGAGGCGCTGGAGGAGGTGGTGGGGAAGCTGGCCGGCGAGGCGGAGCTGGCGAAGCGCGCAGTGCGCGAGCTGGAGGGCGCGGACGCGGAGCTCACCCGCATGCTGTCGGACCTGCACGAGGCCCCCGCGACGAGCGGCTTCGGCGCGCTGAAGGGCAAGCTGCCCCGACCCGTGGCGGGCATCGTGGAGGTGGGCTTCGGCCGCGTGGTGAACCCGCGCTTCAACACCGTCACCGTGCAGAAGGGCGTCGACATCCGCGTGCCCGCCGGCACCCCCGTGCACGCGGTGGCGGAAGGCACCGTCGTCTACGCCGGCTGGCTGCGCGGCTACGGCAACCTGCTCATCGTCGACCACGGCGATGACTTCCACACCCTGGTGGCCCACCTGTCCACCATCGCCGTCGCCGTGGGAGCCCGCGTGGCCCCCGGTGACGTGGTGGGGGAGGTGGGCGACACCGGCTCCCTCAAGGGCGCCTACCTGTACTTCGAGGTCCGGCGCGCGGGGCAGGCCGTCGACCCCGCCCCGTGGCTCGCCCCCGCCTCCGCCTCGGTGAGCACCCCCTGACATTGTCATCTTGATGCGCTGCGTCTGAGATGCGGGGGCGTTAGAAGGTGCCGGCCAGCGGCGGTCGCTGGAAGAGGGAGGCCCGCGCGTGGACCTGATGGGTGGGATGCAGAAGGCGATGCGCCGCGTGCTGGTGGCGCGGGGCGTGGCGTCGGAGACGGTGGACGTGGGTGGGCAGAAGGTGCACCACTACGCGCTCGAGGGGCAGGGCAAGGGGCCGCCGGTGGTGCTGGTGCACGGGCTGGGCGGTTCGGCCAACGGCTTCGGGCGGACGTTCTTCGGGCTCGCGCGGCGCTTCTCGCGGGTGCTGGCGCCGGACCTGCCGGGCCACGGCTTCTCCGGCGAGTACTGCGGCGGTCCCACCTGCGTGCGCGGCCAGTTCGACGTGCTGCGCGCCTATTGCGAGGACGTGGTGAAGGCGCCCGCGCTGGTGGTGGGCAATTCGCTGGGCGGGGCCATGGCCGTCAACCTGGCCTCCGAACAGCCGGCCCTGGTGAAGGCGCTGGCGCTGGTGGCCCCCGCGGGCGCGGAGCTGACGCCGGAGGCGCTGACGGCGCTGCTGGGCGCGTTCGCGGTGAAGTCCAACGCGGACGTGCGGGCGCTGACGAAGCGGCTCTTCCACCGTCCGCCATGGGCCGCGATGCTGCTCGCGTCGGAGCTGCGGAAGTTCTACACGACGCCCACCGTGCGGGCCCTGTCGGATGACGCCCTCGCCACGCAGGCGAGCATCGCGCCCCAGGCGGTGCGGGACCTCAAGATGCCGGTGCTCCTGCTGTGGGGCGGCAGCGAGCGGCTCCTGCCTCCGGAGATCCTCTCCTGGTACCGTCAGCACCTGCCGCCCCAGGCGGAGGTGCGTGTGGTGGAGGGCTTCGGCCACGTGCCGCAGATGGAGCGGCCGGACGCGTTCGTGTCCCACCTGGTGGGCTTCGCGGACCGGGCCGGCCTCTAAGGGCGGGAATCGTGCGGCGGGCCGGGTGTAGACTCGGGGCCTTGCGAAGGCCCCTTGCTCCCCGCAGCCCCAAAGGACGCGCTCCCGTGACCCGTTTCCCGAAGCCGTGGCGCATGGGACTCGCCGCGCTCCTGCTGTGGGGCGCGCCCGCGCTCGCGCAGAAGCCGGCGGACGCGGCCGGCCGGGACGAATCCGCGTACCGCCAGCTGGAGCTGTTCGCGCGGGTGCTCTCCTACGTTGAGAACAACTACGTGGAGTCGGTGGACCGCAAGACGCTCATCCAGGGCGCCATCCAGGGAATGCTCGAGACGCTGGATCCCCACACGCTCTTCATGCCCCCGGAGGTGTTCCGGGAGATGAAGATCGACACGTCGGGTGAGTTCGGGGGCCTGGGCATCGAGATCGCGCGCAAGGGCGACCGGCTGGTGGTGGTGGCGCCCATCGACGACACGCCGGCGGCGCGCGCGGGCATCAAGGCCGGGGACGAGCTGCTGGCCATCGACGGGGAGAGCACCCTGGGCATGGACCTGGGCCGCGCGCTGCAGAAGATGCGCGGGCCCGCCGGTGGCCGCGTGCTGCTCACGCTGATGCGCGCGGGCTTCAACGCCCCGCAGGAGCTGGCCATCCTGCGCGACCACATCCGCATCGTGTCGGTGGAGGGCGCGCTCTACGACGGCATCGGCCACGTGAAGGTGAAGAACTTCCAGGACCGCACGGACCTGTCGCTGAAGAAGGAGCTGGACCGGCTGCGCGCGCTCAACGGCGGCCGGGAGCTGGACGGCCTGGTGCTGGACCTGCGCAACAACCCCGGGGGCCTGCTGGATCAAGCCGTGGCGATGAGCGACCGCTTCCTGCCGGGCAACCTGACCATCGTGTCCACGCGCGGGCGCGACGGCCGCAACGCCTCCGAGGAGCGCAGCCGCGACCGCGACACGGAGAAGGACTACCCGCTGGTGGTGCTCGTCAACGCGGGCAGCGCCTCCGCGTCCGAAATCGTCGCCGGGGCGCTCCAGGACCACGGCCGCGCGGTCATCATGGGGACGCAGACCTTCGGCAAGGGCAGCGTGCAGACCATCATCGAGCTGGAGGACGGCTCCGGGCTGAAGCTCACCATCGCGCGCTACTACACGCCCAAGGGCCGCAGCATCCAGGAGAAGGGCATCACCCCGGACTTCCTCGTGCCAGAGGACGCGTCCGGGAAGCCGGGGAGTGACGCGCCCCGGGAGAAGGACCTGCGGCGCCACTTCAAGGCGGAGCCGTCCCAGGCGACGTCGGAGGTCGCGGCCGCGCCGCGTGCACTGCCCGCGAACCTGAAGGACTGGGCGGTGACGGCGAAACTCGCGGATCCACAACTCAAGGTGGCGCTCAACTACCTCCACGGGTTGGCGCCAGGGCCCGCGTCCCGGGGCTCCGGGAGCACCGCGGGTCGCTGAAACCCCTTTCGAGGCTGGCGTTCCGCCGCGCAGTGCGTGTAATGCGCACAGCAACGAGGGAGACCGGATGCGACGTCCTTTCAATCGCGCGCTGCACGCGACGCTCAGTGGCTGGCTGGTGGGAATGCTGGCCATGGGTCCCGCGGCGGCGCAGCAGCAACACGTACCGCTGCGGCTGATGCCGCGCACGCTGCCGGCGGCGGCGGGCCCCCGCGTGGCGGTGGTGGCCATTCCCGTGGATGCCTCGCTCGAGGGTGAGGCGCTGGCGCTGGCGCATTGGGCCGAACAGGCCGTGGCGCGCTCCGGAAGGCTGGAGCTGGTGCGGCTGACGGACGCGCTGGACGCCCAGGGCGCGAGCGCTCGCCAGACGAAGGCCGTGGAGGGCAACGCCGCATTCAAGGACGGCGCCAAGGCCTACGACGAGCTGGACACGGTGAAGGCGCTCCAGAGCTTCGACAAGGCGGTGCGGGCCTATGAGCAGGCGGACCTGTCGCGTGCGTTCGGGCTCTTGAGCCGCGCGCGGGTGATGAAGGCCGCGACGCAGGTGGCCAACGGAGAGAACAAGGCCGCGGAGCTGGAGATGCGCGCGGTGCTGGCGGTGGACCCCCGCGCCACCTTCAACCCCAACTTCTTCCCTCCCGAAGAGGTCGCGTTCGTGGAGAAGGAGCGCAAGGCGCAGCTGTCCTCGGCGGAGGCCGCGCTGTCGGTGCGCACGCTGCCAGGGCCCGCGCAGGTGTTCGTGGACGGGGCCTACCGGGGCGTGTCCCCGTTGGCGCTCACCGGCCTGACGCGCGCGGACCACTACGTGACGCTGGTGGCGCCGGGCTACGCCGTCACGGAAGGGCGGGCCCGCGAAGGCGAGGCCTCCTTCACGCTCGCGCGCCTGCCGGTGCAGCAGCGGTACGCGGCGCTGGTGGAGCGCATCGCGAAGAACCCCGACGAAGAGGACCGTGACAAGGCGCTCCAGGAGCTGGGCGTGCTCGCGGACGTGCCGCAGGTGCTGGCGCTGCTGGTGCGCGGCGGTCCGGGCAACACGCCCCTGACCGTGACGGGCCTGCGCATGGACGTGGCGGACGGCCACAACCTGGCGTACGCGCTGGGGCAGGTCCCGCGCGGCGACGCGATGGCCACGGGCTCCGAGGCGCTCCTGACGGGGCTGGTCTCCGAGGACGCGGCGCGCGTGGGCGGCAAGCCGGTGAAGCACTTCTCCGGTGGCGGAAGCGTGAGCCGCCGCACGGCGGGCTACGTGCTGCTGGCGACGGGCGTGGCGCTCCTCGCGGGCGGCATCTACTTCGGGCTGGAGGCCTCCTCGAAGTCGGATGCCTTCAAGACGGCGCCCCAGGGCAGCTCACGGGCGGAGGACCTGAAGAACACGGGCAAGACGTACGCGCTGGTGGCGGACATCGGCGTGCTGGCGGGCCTCGTGTCCGCGGGCGCGGGCAGCTACCTGGCCTTCTACAAGAAGGGGGGCGGGTCGTCGTCCAGCGCTCCCC
This Corallococcus silvisoli DNA region includes the following protein-coding sequences:
- the murI gene encoding glutamate racemase is translated as MRQDSHGPIGVFDSGIGGLTVLKALMARLPHERTLYLGDTARVPYGTKSGEVVTRYSLKNAEFLLERGIKLLVVACNTASAAALPALQAVLPVPVLGVIEPGARTALQRTRGGGVGVIGTPGTIRSGAYQRALEAGDPSVAVKATACPLFVPLAEEGWTTGDVPLLVAKEYLAGFARDGVDTLVLGCTHYPLLKGVIAEVVGPHVSLVDSAEATAEAVAELLEARGLLAPASVGTPEHAFFVTDVPERFVDVGARFLGRPIPSAEQVDLRF
- the carF gene encoding plasmanylethanolamine desaturase, which codes for MKKPDTIADKVRLQDAQALAQGYSPAIRAMEIASILAFVTLEGALIYKLWSTHHTGPWLLILAVVLGYLAADFVSGLVHWMGDTWGSTEMPVLGKAFIRPFREHHVDEKAITRHDFVETNGNNCLVSLPVAALAVAVPLNGPGWVFLAAFLGAMIFWVMATNQFHKWSHLDSPPALIHFLQRVHLILPPDHHRIHHTAPFNQYYCITVGWMNRPLKMIHFFPLMERLITWATGQLPRQDDIGTEAAQALVAVDGAQEVPVLQAAKELLKATAEDPAAPASSRSAP
- a CDS encoding nickel-dependent hydrogenase large subunit; its protein translation is MAKTFEKAVTGFNHNIKHKGKVYHVQTEDSGVNNPHIITHLFVGGNILASKKTSYADILNAENLAEVVRELMEEQHKEMLRNLINGVYDNYESTVRSYQPGQLATDAEVAAQPKLQPVPTQQPRPPTPPPPPVAATGSQLPPEVAAARALKEKPRINEVGVETLFGEDLISEKSLDEVILSYLASEGEPS
- the ftsE gene encoding cell division ATP-binding protein FtsE — its product is MIQFFHVYKAYPGDPPVLQDINLNVEKGEFVFLTGPSGAGKTTLLKLIFCGEKATKGQILVGGKNIARIRESAVPYLRRNIGVVFQDFKLLPHRSVADNVGFTLDVLGVPRAEARDKVYRMLKQVGLEHKAHSLPLRLSGGEQQRVVIARALVNDPTILLADEPTGNLDPALTVEIMDLLTDINIRGTTVMVATHDATLLSRYQKRTVRLERGLIVSDEDGVKAARRMLV
- a CDS encoding cell division protein FtsX codes for the protein MSVLSKAAYFWRSAAGGLKHAPFVHFIAVSTIAIALFAAGLARGASHVVDNLLASLGGEVEVTLYLAPQLGEDEVHGVHTRVVELSHGEVTVVPPEAALKRLKRELGDLGEALSELPENPLPATLELRVPEARRSPAALQALAKELRALPGVTGVDYGEAAVERLSAIARALSFGALVALVVVLGTTVVIVAATLQLAIYSRREEIEIQKLVGATDRFVKTPFLLEGLLQGLLGALVAVGGLWLFGRLLGPTLGSLFAFLLGPGVAAPWVETRTALELLAAGCALGLGGSFVAVGRFLRV
- a CDS encoding murein hydrolase activator EnvC family protein; its protein translation is MRRLVWLMVLLGAATASGQQDEAAERAAIREKLAAQRATLALVEAKKLSVLEGMELMEDMAAFSRRRVRALEGDLNLFRRRVALAEREEAVLREALRAQLRRLSPRLRTLYRLQRRRPLEVLLSAEDFAALMWRSRALEASMAGDLELLRTVQHVAGLQRQATLELKRLHTSLSERVAFLQQQSKQAQAQQEALEEVVGKLAGEAELAKRAVRELEGADAELTRMLSDLHEAPATSGFGALKGKLPRPVAGIVEVGFGRVVNPRFNTVTVQKGVDIRVPAGTPVHAVAEGTVVYAGWLRGYGNLLIVDHGDDFHTLVAHLSTIAVAVGARVAPGDVVGEVGDTGSLKGAYLYFEVRRAGQAVDPAPWLAPASASVSTP
- a CDS encoding alpha/beta fold hydrolase, whose protein sequence is MDLMGGMQKAMRRVLVARGVASETVDVGGQKVHHYALEGQGKGPPVVLVHGLGGSANGFGRTFFGLARRFSRVLAPDLPGHGFSGEYCGGPTCVRGQFDVLRAYCEDVVKAPALVVGNSLGGAMAVNLASEQPALVKALALVAPAGAELTPEALTALLGAFAVKSNADVRALTKRLFHRPPWAAMLLASELRKFYTTPTVRALSDDALATQASIAPQAVRDLKMPVLLLWGGSERLLPPEILSWYRQHLPPQAEVRVVEGFGHVPQMERPDAFVSHLVGFADRAGL
- a CDS encoding S41 family peptidase; translation: MTRFPKPWRMGLAALLLWGAPALAQKPADAAGRDESAYRQLELFARVLSYVENNYVESVDRKTLIQGAIQGMLETLDPHTLFMPPEVFREMKIDTSGEFGGLGIEIARKGDRLVVVAPIDDTPAARAGIKAGDELLAIDGESTLGMDLGRALQKMRGPAGGRVLLTLMRAGFNAPQELAILRDHIRIVSVEGALYDGIGHVKVKNFQDRTDLSLKKELDRLRALNGGRELDGLVLDLRNNPGGLLDQAVAMSDRFLPGNLTIVSTRGRDGRNASEERSRDRDTEKDYPLVVLVNAGSASASEIVAGALQDHGRAVIMGTQTFGKGSVQTIIELEDGSGLKLTIARYYTPKGRSIQEKGITPDFLVPEDASGKPGSDAPREKDLRRHFKAEPSQATSEVAAAPRALPANLKDWAVTAKLADPQLKVALNYLHGLAPGPASRGSGSTAGR
- a CDS encoding PEGA domain-containing protein, yielding MRRPFNRALHATLSGWLVGMLAMGPAAAQQQHVPLRLMPRTLPAAAGPRVAVVAIPVDASLEGEALALAHWAEQAVARSGRLELVRLTDALDAQGASARQTKAVEGNAAFKDGAKAYDELDTVKALQSFDKAVRAYEQADLSRAFGLLSRARVMKAATQVANGENKAAELEMRAVLAVDPRATFNPNFFPPEEVAFVEKERKAQLSSAEAALSVRTLPGPAQVFVDGAYRGVSPLALTGLTRADHYVTLVAPGYAVTEGRAREGEASFTLARLPVQQRYAALVERIAKNPDEEDRDKALQELGVLADVPQVLALLVRGGPGNTPLTVTGLRMDVADGHNLAYALGQVPRGDAMATGSEALLTGLVSEDAARVGGKPVKHFSGGGSVSRRTAGYVLLATGVALLAGGIYFGLEASSKSDAFKTAPQGSSRAEDLKNTGKTYALVADIGVLAGLVSAGAGSYLAFYKKGGGSSSSAPPAKSAPRAEPVREVKPMEKALPMPPPPPAAHTEPAAPKANPASTPAPEKPVAPPPPPPAFEPPPQAPPPPPPAKKLTRKEREAEAKRQREEEARLKREEEQRKKEEEAKRKQEEEAKHKREEEEKRQREEEAKRKREEEKKRPKLDDDDLRNY